In a single window of the Lagenorhynchus albirostris chromosome 19, mLagAlb1.1, whole genome shotgun sequence genome:
- the LOC132510040 gene encoding galectin-7-like, with translation MPPVYNVPYRTSLAKSFEVGTVLRIRGVVPKDANRFYINLLCSDDPDSEIVLHFNPRLDESSVVFNTMECSAWGSEERGGSPAFQRGEPFELHLIAKKDGFKVVIGDEEYHQFSYRLPPQRALWMEVGGDVQLEFVKLF, from the exons ATGCCACCGGTATAT AACGTGCCCTACAGGACCTCGCTGGCCAAGAGCTTCGAAGTCGGCACTGTGTTGAGAATTCGTGGTGTTGTCCCCAAAGATG CTAACAGGTTCTACATAAACCTGCTGTGCAGTGACGATCCAGACAGTGAGATCGTCCTGCATTTCAACCCCCGTCTGGATGAATCCTCGGTGGTCTTCAACACCATGGAGTGCAGCGCCTGGGGCTCAGAGGAGCGCGGCGGTAGCCCTGCCTTCCAGCGTGGGGAGCCCTTCGAACTGCACCTCATTGCCAAGAAAGACGGCTTCAAG GTTGTGATCGGGGACGAGGAATACCACCAGTTCAGCTACCGGCTCCCACCACAGCGCGCGCTCTGGATGGAAGTGGGCGGGGACGTGCAGCTGGAGTTTGTGAAGCTCTTCTGA